From the genome of Impatiens glandulifera chromosome 9, dImpGla2.1, whole genome shotgun sequence, one region includes:
- the LOC124913865 gene encoding digalactosyldiacylglycerol synthase 1, chloroplastic codes for MINLRPPESLASAAAGAASPSSTVTAEKAISFISRGWREVKDSADADLQLLKDRANLFKNLATSFDRELENFLTSASKSTIGVPAIMSSSPEEIDFVKRLQPKLSEIRRAYSSPDFSRKVIEKWSPRARIRLDLSAIRNIMSEVEVGDDSYGRRVGFTDFRWDSKGEVCSDEGQFLDWEPIRAFKTRLRELEQKNSSSVIINLKNSEFVEKVKSSLKSICKEPSDSKEVPPFDVPELLAYLVRQSGPFLDQLGIKREIPDRIVESLCSKRKDQLVLRSGEAASMIEGDNINDELDLRIASVLQSTGHHYEGGFWTDSSKRESPDNSKRHVSIVTTASLPWMTGTAVNPLFRAAYLAKSAKQNVTLLVPWLCHSDQQLVYPNITFSTPEEQEVYIRKWLEERVGFDANFKISFYPGKFSKERRSIIPAGDTTQFIPSKDADIAILEEPEHLNWYHHGKRWTDKFNHVVGIVHTNYLEYIKREKNGMIQAFLVKHINNWVARAYCNKILRLSAATQDLPNSTICNVHGVNPKFLKIGENVAADRNRGEKSFKNGAYFLGKMVWAKGYRELIDLLAKHKNELDGFKMDVFGNGEDAHEVQKMAKELDLNLNFMKGRDHADNFLHGYKVFINPSISDVLCTATAEALAMGKFVVCADHPSNEFFRSFPNCLTYKSPEDFVMKVKEAMENEPQSLTHEQMYKLSWEAATQRFLEYSDLDSVLSTERRSNSNLVKSMSMPNLSNIVDGGLAFAHYCLTGNELLRLCTGAIPGTRDYNEQHSKDLRLLPPQVENPIYGW; via the exons ATGATTAATCTGAGGCCGCCAGAAAGTCTGGCATCAGCAGCGGCAGGTGCGGCGTCGCCTTCCTCGACTGTAACGGCTGAGAAAGCGATCTCATTCATCTCTCGAGGTTGGAGAGAAGTAAAGGATTCAGCCGATGCAGATCTTCAATTGTTGAAAGACAGAGCAAATTTGTTCAAGAATTTAGCCACATCGTTCGACCGAGAACTGGAGAATTTCCTCACTTCGGCATCGAAATCAACGATTGGTGTTCCCGCCATCATGTCATCATCGCCTGAGGAGATCGATTTTGTGAAGCGTTTACAGCCGAAGCTATCGGAAATTCGCCGCGCCTACTCGTCTCCGGATTTCAGTCGGAAGGTTATTGAGAAATGGAGCCCTAGGGCGAGAATTCGTCTTGATTTGTCGGCCATAAGGAATATTATGTCGGAAGTGGAGGTTGGTGATGATAGTTATGGAAGAAGGGTAGGGTTTACAGATTTCAGGTGGGACTCTAAAGGAGAAGTTTGCTCTGATGAAGGTCAATTTTTAGATTGGGAGCCAATTCGTGCTTTCAAGACTCGATTGCGTGAGTTGGAACAGAAGAATTCATCTTCAGTTATCATAAACCTCAAGAACAGTGAATTCGTGGAAAAAGTGAAATCTAGTTTG AAGTCAATCTGCAAGGAGCCATCAGACTCCAAG GAAGTTCCACCATTTGATGTACCAGAACTACTGGCTTATTTAGTTAGACAATCTGGTCCTTTTCTCGATCAACTGGGCATCAAACGAG AGATACCCGACAGGATAGTAGAAAGTCTGTGTAGCAAACGAAAGGATCAACTTGTATTGCGTTCAGGAGAAGCAGCCTCCATGATTGAAGGTGATAACATAAACGACGAATTGGATCTTAGGATAGCTAGCGTTCTACAGAGTACAGGACATCATTATGAAGGAGGCTTCTGGACAGATAGTTCGAAGAGAGAATCTCCAGACAATAGTAAGAGACATGTCTCGATCGTCACCACGGCTAGTCTTCCTTGGATGACAGGAACTGCTGTGAATCCACTGTTTAGAGCAGCTTATTTGGCAAAATCTGCTAAACAAAACGTAACACTCCTTGTTCCATGGTTGTGCCATTCCGATCAACAACTAGTTTATCCTAACATCACTTTCAGTACGCCAGAAGAACAAGAAGTATACATTCGTAAATGGCTCGAGGAAAGAGTGGGATTTGATGCTAATTTCAAAATCTCGTTCTATCCAGGAAAG tTCTCAAAAGAGAGGCGAAGCATAATACCTGCTGGAGATACTACACAGTTTATACCATCTAAAGATGCTGACATTGCTATCTTGGAAGAACCTGAACATCTTAACTGGTATCATCATGGTAAACGTTGGACTGATAAATTCAATCACGTGGTTGGTATTGTTCATACAAATTATCTTGAGTATATAAAACGAGAGAAGAATGGAATGATTCAAGCTTTCCTTGTTAAACACATAAATAACTGGGTTGCCAGAGCTTATTGCAACAAG ATTCTTCGCCTTTCAGCAGCTACTCAAGACTTACCAAACTCTACCATCTGCAATGTCCATGGTGTGAATCCAAAATTTCTGAAAATTGGGGAAAATGTTGCTGCAGATAGAAATCGCGGAgagaaatcatttaaaaatggaGCTTATTTCTTAGGAAAAATGGTTTGGGCCAAGGGATACAGAGAGCTGATTGATTTGTTGGCTAAACATAAGAATGAACTTGATGGTTTCAAAATGGATGTATTTGGTAATGGAGAGGATGCTCATGAAGTTCAGAAGATGGCTAAAGAATTGGATCTCAATCTCAATTTTATGAAAGGAAGAGATCATGCTGACAATTTTCTTCATGG TTATAAGGTTTTCATAAACCCGAGTATAAGTGATGTGCTTTGCACTGCCACAGCAGAGGCCCTAGCGATGGGAAAATTCGTGGTATGTGCAGACCATCCATCAAACGAGTTCTTCAGATCGTTTCCCAACTGTCTCACGTACAAAAGTCCCGAGGATTTCGTGATGAAGGTGAAAGAAGCAATGGAAAATGAGCCTCAATCTCTCACACATGAACAAATGTACAAACTCTCATGGGAAGCTGCCACTCAAAGATTCCTAGAGTATTCCGACCTTGATTCTGTCTTGAGTACCGAAAGGAGGAGTAATTCAAATTTAGTCAAATCGATGTCAATGCCTAACCTATCGAATATAGTTGATGGGGGATTGGCATTCGCACATTACTGTCTAACGGGTAATGAGTTGCTTAGACTTTGTACTGGGGCAATTCCTGGGACACGGGATTACAATGAGCAACATTCAAAAGATCTCCGCCTTTTGCCCCCGCAGGTAGAGAATCCTATATACGGTTGGTAG